In Vibrio lentus, a single genomic region encodes these proteins:
- the fabV gene encoding enoyl-ACP reductase FabV, whose amino-acid sequence MIIKPRIRGFICTTTHPVGCEANVKEQIAYTKAQGPIANAPKRVLVVGSSSGYGLSSRIAAAFGGGASTIGVFFEKAGTEKKTGTAGFYNSAAFDKLAKEEGLYSKSLNGDAFSNEAKQKTIDLIKEDLGQIDMVVYSLASPVRKMPETGEVIRSALKPIGETYTSTAVDTNKDAIIEASVEPATEEEIKDTVTVMGGEDWELWINALSEAGVLADGCKTVAYSYIGTELTWPIYWDGALGKAKMDLDRAASALNEKLGQTGGTANVAVLKSVVTQASSAIPVMPLYIAMVFKKMREEGIHEGCMEQIFRMFSQRLYKEDGSAAEVDEVNRLRLDDLELRDDIQEHCRNLWPQITTENLKELTDYVEYKEEFLKLFGFGVEGVDYEADVNPAVEFDVADI is encoded by the coding sequence ATGATCATCAAACCTCGAATTCGCGGATTCATCTGTACTACAACACATCCAGTCGGTTGTGAAGCTAATGTAAAAGAACAAATTGCTTACACAAAAGCTCAAGGCCCAATCGCAAACGCACCTAAACGTGTACTAGTTGTTGGCTCTTCAAGTGGCTACGGCTTGTCTTCACGTATTGCGGCAGCATTTGGTGGCGGCGCTTCTACTATCGGTGTTTTCTTCGAGAAAGCCGGTACTGAGAAAAAAACTGGCACAGCTGGTTTCTACAACTCAGCAGCGTTCGACAAGCTAGCTAAAGAAGAAGGCCTGTATTCAAAAAGCCTTAACGGCGATGCTTTCTCTAACGAAGCAAAACAGAAAACAATTGACCTGATCAAAGAAGACCTAGGTCAGATCGATATGGTTGTGTACTCACTGGCGTCTCCAGTGCGTAAAATGCCAGAGACTGGCGAAGTAATTCGTTCAGCTCTTAAACCTATCGGCGAAACGTACACATCTACAGCAGTAGATACAAACAAAGATGCGATCATCGAAGCAAGTGTTGAGCCTGCTACTGAAGAAGAGATCAAAGACACTGTTACTGTAATGGGCGGTGAAGATTGGGAACTTTGGATCAACGCACTTTCTGAAGCGGGTGTTCTGGCTGACGGTTGTAAGACTGTTGCTTACAGCTACATCGGTACTGAACTAACGTGGCCAATCTACTGGGATGGCGCGCTAGGTAAAGCTAAGATGGATCTAGATCGTGCAGCATCAGCGCTAAACGAAAAGCTAGGCCAAACTGGCGGTACTGCAAACGTTGCTGTTCTTAAGTCTGTTGTGACTCAAGCAAGTTCTGCAATCCCTGTTATGCCTCTTTACATCGCTATGGTGTTCAAGAAGATGCGTGAAGAAGGTATTCACGAAGGTTGTATGGAACAGATCTTCCGTATGTTCAGCCAACGTTTATACAAAGAAGATGGTAGCGCAGCAGAAGTTGACGAAGTGAACCGTCTACGTCTAGACGACCTAGAACTTCGTGACGACATTCAAGAGCATTGTCGTAACCTATGGCCTCAAATCACAACTGAAAACCTGAAAGAGCTGACTGACTACGTTGAGTACAAAGAAGAGTTCTTGAAGCTGTTCGGTTTCGGTGTTGAAGGCGTTGATTACGAAGCTGACGTTAACCCAGCTGTTGAATTTGATGTAGCTGACATCTAA
- a CDS encoding aspartate:alanine antiporter, giving the protein MNIDVVFLLEQNPILLIFVVLSIGLAIGKIRFGSLQLGNSIGVLITSLIMGHLGFSFNADALTIGFMLFIYCVGIEAGPNFFGIFFRDGKHYLILSLVVLSTAIALTYFSSHYLGLGFGLSAGMMAGALTATPILVGAQDALNSGLAELPRNMDIGLIIENLSVGYAMAYLVGLISMIMFARLIPKLQKVNLHDSAEQIAQERGLGASGQRKVYLPIIRAYRVGQELISWTDGKNLRELGIYRQTGCYIERIRRNGILAHPDGDAILQEGDEIALVGFPDSHARLDPSFRNGKEVFDRNLLDLRIVEEEIVVKSDSIAGKRLSDLNLSEYGCFLNRVVRAQIEMPMDLNIVLSKGDVLQVSGEKSRVHGLAEKIGFISIHSQMADLMAFCSFFILGILFGLITMTFGQVSFGLGNAVGLLLSGIMLGFLRANHPTFGYVPQGALNMVKDLGLMFFMVGIGLSAGGKMFEHLTQVGPQVIGIALVVSVLPVFFAYLVGAYILKMNRALLFGAIIGARTCAPAMDIVNDHARSTIPALGYAGTYAIANILMTLAGTFIIIIS; this is encoded by the coding sequence GTGAATATCGACGTTGTTTTTCTGTTAGAACAAAACCCCATTCTCCTCATCTTTGTTGTTTTATCGATTGGATTAGCCATTGGTAAAATTCGTTTCGGTAGCCTCCAACTTGGCAATTCAATCGGTGTTCTGATTACTTCCCTTATCATGGGACATCTTGGTTTTTCGTTTAACGCTGATGCGCTCACGATTGGCTTCATGCTTTTCATCTACTGTGTGGGTATTGAAGCAGGACCAAACTTCTTTGGTATCTTCTTTAGAGACGGTAAGCACTATCTCATTCTGAGCCTTGTGGTGCTCTCTACCGCAATTGCTTTAACGTATTTCAGCAGCCATTACCTCGGACTGGGCTTTGGTTTATCCGCAGGCATGATGGCGGGGGCCTTAACAGCAACGCCGATATTAGTAGGTGCTCAAGATGCTCTGAATTCTGGGCTTGCAGAATTACCAAGAAACATGGATATAGGCCTGATCATCGAAAACCTATCAGTTGGTTATGCGATGGCTTACTTAGTTGGCTTAATCAGCATGATTATGTTTGCTCGCCTTATTCCAAAGCTTCAGAAAGTTAACCTACACGATTCAGCTGAGCAAATCGCCCAAGAGCGTGGCTTAGGTGCTTCAGGGCAACGTAAGGTTTACCTTCCAATCATACGAGCTTACCGCGTAGGACAAGAGCTTATATCTTGGACTGACGGTAAGAACCTGCGTGAACTGGGTATTTATCGCCAAACAGGCTGTTACATCGAGCGTATTCGTCGTAACGGTATTCTTGCCCACCCTGATGGTGATGCAATCCTGCAAGAAGGCGATGAAATCGCATTGGTTGGTTTCCCTGATAGCCACGCGCGTCTCGACCCAAGCTTCCGTAATGGTAAAGAGGTTTTCGACCGTAACCTTCTCGACCTACGTATCGTGGAAGAAGAGATCGTCGTTAAAAGTGACAGCATCGCAGGTAAGCGCCTGTCAGACTTAAACCTGTCTGAATACGGTTGTTTCCTTAACCGCGTAGTAAGAGCTCAGATTGAAATGCCGATGGACTTAAACATCGTGCTTTCTAAAGGTGATGTACTGCAGGTCAGTGGTGAAAAGAGTCGCGTTCACGGTCTAGCTGAGAAAATTGGTTTCATCTCAATCCACAGCCAAATGGCGGATTTGATGGCCTTCTGTAGCTTCTTCATTCTGGGTATTTTGTTTGGTTTGATCACCATGACATTCGGTCAGGTTTCATTTGGCTTAGGTAATGCGGTTGGCCTACTTCTGTCGGGCATCATGCTTGGCTTCTTAAGAGCAAACCACCCTACTTTCGGTTATGTGCCTCAGGGAGCATTGAACATGGTCAAAGACTTGGGTTTGATGTTCTTCATGGTTGGTATAGGCTTGAGCGCCGGTGGTAAGATGTTTGAACACTTAACGCAAGTAGGCCCTCAGGTCATCGGTATTGCTCTAGTCGTGAGTGTTCTGCCGGTATTCTTCGCTTACTTGGTTGGTGCTTACATATTGAAGATGAACCGAGCTCTACTATTTGGTGCCATCATTGGCGCGCGAACCTGTGCTCCGGCGATGGACATCGTAAATGATCACGCTCGCTCAACCATCCCAGCTCTGGGTTACGCGGGTACGTACGCGATAGCCAATATATTGATGACCTTAGCAGGTACTTTCATCATCATAATTAGCTAG
- a CDS encoding GrxA family glutaredoxin — translation MFVVIFGRPACPFCVRAKEHAETLKAKRDDFNYRYVDIHAEGISKADLEKTVGKPVDTVPQIFIDQDHIGGCTEFEAYAKENLGLFD, via the coding sequence ATGTTTGTAGTTATTTTTGGTCGCCCTGCTTGCCCATTCTGTGTTCGTGCAAAAGAGCATGCTGAAACTCTTAAAGCTAAACGCGATGACTTCAACTACCGTTACGTTGACATCCACGCTGAAGGCATCAGCAAAGCTGACCTAGAGAAGACGGTTGGTAAACCAGTAGATACAGTGCCACAAATCTTCATCGATCAAGACCACATCGGCGGCTGCACAGAATTTGAAGCATACGCAAAAGAAAACCTAGGTCTTTTCGACTAA
- a CDS encoding iron-containing alcohol dehydrogenase — MFQFMTPTKIIFGDGALQASLSLFNQYGYSVLLVTGNTLERTSLVTDYLDAQNMRYQHIAVSGEPNIKMVEEAATSARRFKPDMVVAMGGGSAIDMGKALAAVLPNQGNLYDYVEVVGRNVPLKAKPLPFIAIPTTASTGAEVTKNAVLKSGQDQVKISLRSADMLADVAIVDPTLTYGTNLYLSGRGAMDAFTHLMEAYVCGEPNSLTDMICEEGLRKLSGSVVKACVYDEAQARSDLAFASMLGGIAITNAKLGAAHGLASALGGKISAPHSVITARLAPFVMMENIAVAREQQRSEILVRYQRIAQIVTGSAEVKEEDAISWLSEVLDTLKLPSLLEFGVCEAQFDEVSSDALKSVAIKGNPLPLNQQRLVHILQQVCEECDCGGESQETSVMSQDEQLAPEQVTESSFTIINSYASENNVVEKGNSWTI, encoded by the coding sequence ATGTTTCAATTTATGACACCTACAAAGATCATCTTTGGTGATGGAGCACTTCAGGCTTCATTGTCCCTCTTTAATCAATACGGCTACAGCGTGTTATTGGTTACAGGCAACACGTTAGAACGCACTTCACTGGTCACCGATTACCTCGATGCGCAAAACATGCGTTATCAACACATTGCCGTTTCCGGTGAACCCAATATCAAAATGGTCGAAGAGGCCGCTACTTCGGCACGCCGATTTAAGCCTGATATGGTGGTTGCAATGGGTGGAGGCAGTGCGATTGATATGGGGAAAGCGTTAGCTGCTGTTTTACCTAATCAAGGTAATTTATACGACTATGTGGAAGTGGTTGGGCGCAATGTACCACTCAAGGCTAAACCATTGCCGTTCATCGCGATTCCTACAACGGCGAGCACTGGCGCTGAGGTCACTAAAAATGCGGTGCTTAAGTCTGGACAAGATCAAGTCAAGATAAGCCTTAGAAGTGCAGACATGCTAGCTGACGTCGCGATTGTCGACCCGACCTTAACGTACGGCACCAACTTGTATTTATCAGGACGTGGAGCCATGGATGCCTTTACGCATCTAATGGAAGCTTATGTGTGTGGTGAGCCTAATTCGCTCACCGATATGATCTGTGAGGAAGGGCTACGCAAACTAAGTGGCTCTGTGGTTAAAGCGTGCGTTTATGATGAAGCTCAAGCCCGTTCTGATCTTGCTTTCGCTTCTATGTTGGGTGGAATAGCGATAACCAATGCCAAGCTTGGAGCTGCGCATGGATTGGCCTCTGCGTTAGGTGGCAAGATATCCGCGCCACACAGTGTTATAACAGCGCGCTTAGCGCCATTTGTGATGATGGAGAACATCGCTGTTGCGAGAGAGCAGCAGAGGAGTGAAATACTGGTTCGTTATCAACGAATTGCTCAGATTGTTACGGGAAGCGCTGAGGTGAAAGAGGAAGACGCGATTTCTTGGTTATCTGAAGTGTTGGACACGCTAAAGCTTCCAAGCCTACTGGAGTTTGGAGTTTGTGAAGCTCAGTTTGATGAGGTGTCTAGTGATGCGCTTAAGTCTGTTGCGATAAAAGGAAATCCTTTACCATTGAATCAACAGAGGCTTGTACATATTCTTCAGCAGGTTTGTGAGGAGTGTGACTGTGGAGGTGAATCTCAAGAAACATCCGTAATGAGTCAGGATGAACAACTTGCCCCTGAACAGGTTACGGAGTCGAGTTTTACCATCATTAACTCTTATGCGTCTGAGAATAATGTCGTAGAGAAAGGTAATAGCTGGACGATCTAG
- a CDS encoding MurR/RpiR family transcriptional regulator has protein sequence MNTLEKIQKNLENFSKSERKVAEVIMASPQTAIHSSIATLAKMADVSEPTVNRFCRRLDTKGFPDFKLHLAQSLANGTPYVNRNVEEDDGPDAYTHKIFESTMACLDVAKNSLDAMQVNRAVDLLTQAKRISFFGLGASSAVAKDAQNKFIRFNIPITCFEDIVMQRMSCINCSDNDVIVLISHTGRTKSQVEIANLARENGATVIAITAKDSPLDKASSLSISLDVPEDTDVYMPMASRVVQMTVIDVLATGFTLRRGSGFRENLKRVKESLRDSRYEKYSQF, from the coding sequence ATGAATACATTAGAAAAAATACAAAAAAACCTGGAAAATTTCAGCAAGTCTGAGCGTAAAGTAGCCGAAGTAATTATGGCTTCCCCTCAAACTGCAATTCATTCTAGCATTGCTACCTTAGCTAAAATGGCTGACGTAAGTGAGCCTACAGTTAACCGTTTCTGTCGTCGTTTAGACACTAAAGGCTTTCCTGACTTTAAACTTCACCTAGCTCAAAGCTTGGCGAACGGTACACCTTACGTGAACCGTAATGTTGAAGAAGACGATGGCCCTGATGCTTACACACATAAGATTTTCGAATCGACTATGGCTTGTCTGGATGTTGCTAAAAACAGCCTAGACGCGATGCAAGTAAACCGTGCGGTTGACTTGCTGACTCAAGCAAAACGCATTTCGTTTTTTGGATTGGGTGCCTCTTCAGCCGTAGCGAAAGACGCTCAAAACAAGTTTATTCGTTTTAATATCCCTATCACGTGTTTTGAAGACATTGTGATGCAACGAATGAGCTGCATTAACTGCAGTGATAACGATGTTATTGTTCTTATCTCTCACACTGGCCGTACTAAAAGCCAAGTTGAGATTGCGAACCTAGCTCGTGAAAACGGTGCGACCGTTATTGCTATCACAGCAAAAGATTCACCGCTAGACAAAGCAAGCTCGTTGTCTATTTCTCTGGATGTTCCAGAAGACACTGACGTTTACATGCCAATGGCAAGCCGCGTTGTTCAGATGACGGTTATCGACGTCTTAGCGACAGGCTTTACACTTCGTCGTGGTTCTGGTTTCAGAGAGAACCTAAAGCGTGTGAAAGAGTCACTTCGTGATTCACGTTACGAGAAATACTCTCAGTTCTAG
- the panP gene encoding pyridoxal-dependent aspartate 1-decarboxylase PanP, whose amino-acid sequence MVTEQKTADVSFDSLLRIFTVPEGPDSTLTQIEDKLSRNLNQFLREHIVAEEKPLREIEKDFSNAHIPEQPEFVSEHTEHLLDSLVSHSVHTSSPSFIGHMTSALPYFLMPLSKIMIALNQNLVKIETSKAFTPLERQVLGMLHRLIYQDNDQFYSRWMHSANHSLGAFCSGGTIANITALWVARNNALKAQGSFKGVEKEGLFKAMKHYDYEGLAILVSERGHYSLKKAADVLGIGQEGLVSVKTDNNNRICTDDLRLKIDQLKQNKIKPFAVIGVAGTTETGNIDPLREIAEVCAESDCHFHVDAAWGGATLMSNNHRHLLDGIELADSVTIDAHKQLYIPMGAGMVLFKKPDAMTAIEHHAQYILRKGSKDLGSHTLEGSRSGMAMLVYASMHIISRPGYELLIDQSINKARYFADLIKEQSDFELVSEPELCLLTYRYLPESVKAALLKAGAQQRVELNELLNELTKFIQKKQRETGKSFVSRTRLNPEAWSHQPIIVFRVVLANPLTGNEILTSVLEEQREISKLAPNLMGKINKLVTQINA is encoded by the coding sequence ATGGTTACGGAACAAAAAACAGCAGATGTTAGCTTCGACAGTCTTCTACGTATCTTTACAGTACCAGAAGGCCCAGACTCAACACTCACTCAAATCGAAGACAAACTTTCACGAAACCTGAATCAATTCTTACGCGAACACATTGTGGCTGAAGAAAAGCCATTGCGTGAGATTGAGAAAGATTTTTCGAATGCTCATATCCCTGAGCAGCCTGAGTTTGTTTCAGAACATACCGAGCATCTCCTCGATTCTCTTGTATCTCATTCTGTACACACGTCGTCGCCAAGTTTTATTGGTCACATGACGTCTGCGCTACCCTATTTCCTGATGCCGCTGTCAAAAATCATGATTGCGCTAAATCAGAATCTAGTAAAAATCGAGACTTCAAAAGCTTTCACCCCTCTTGAACGCCAAGTTTTGGGGATGTTGCACCGTTTGATCTACCAAGACAACGACCAGTTTTATTCTCGTTGGATGCACAGTGCCAACCACTCTTTAGGTGCGTTTTGTTCTGGCGGTACCATCGCGAACATTACTGCGCTTTGGGTTGCTCGTAATAATGCATTGAAAGCACAAGGCTCATTCAAGGGTGTAGAGAAAGAAGGCTTGTTCAAAGCCATGAAACACTACGACTACGAAGGCCTCGCTATCTTGGTTTCTGAACGTGGTCACTACTCTTTGAAAAAAGCGGCCGATGTACTCGGTATTGGTCAAGAAGGTCTTGTTTCAGTAAAAACGGATAACAATAACCGTATTTGCACTGACGACCTGAGACTCAAGATAGATCAGCTTAAGCAGAACAAGATTAAGCCTTTCGCCGTCATTGGTGTAGCGGGCACGACCGAAACGGGCAATATCGATCCTCTAAGGGAAATTGCAGAGGTGTGTGCCGAGTCTGACTGCCACTTCCACGTGGATGCAGCTTGGGGCGGCGCAACGTTGATGTCGAATAATCATCGTCATTTACTTGATGGTATTGAGTTAGCGGACTCTGTCACGATAGATGCACATAAACAGCTCTACATCCCTATGGGTGCGGGTATGGTTTTGTTTAAGAAGCCAGACGCGATGACAGCGATTGAACATCACGCTCAATACATATTGCGTAAGGGTTCGAAAGACCTCGGTAGCCACACTCTAGAAGGCTCTCGTTCTGGTATGGCGATGCTCGTTTATGCCTCGATGCATATCATCAGCCGCCCAGGCTATGAGCTGTTGATCGACCAAAGCATCAACAAAGCACGTTACTTTGCTGACCTGATTAAAGAACAAAGTGATTTTGAGTTGGTGTCCGAGCCAGAGCTTTGCCTACTGACGTATCGCTACCTCCCTGAATCAGTAAAAGCCGCCTTGTTAAAAGCAGGCGCTCAACAGCGTGTTGAATTGAATGAGTTACTCAATGAACTCACGAAATTTATTCAGAAGAAACAGCGTGAAACCGGTAAATCTTTTGTCTCCAGAACTCGCTTGAATCCAGAAGCTTGGTCACATCAGCCGATCATTGTTTTCCGTGTTGTATTGGCAAACCCGCTTACAGGAAATGAGATTCTAACCTCAGTGCTTGAAGAACAGCGTGAAATCTCTAAACTTGCACCAAACCTGATGGGCAAAATCAACAAACTGGTTACGCAAATCAACGCATAG
- a CDS encoding lysine exporter LysO family protein, whose amino-acid sequence MFTGMIFIFAPLVVGYLFSISNTQTLEFINRSTSRLIYVILSLMGLSLAALDNLGSNLQTILLYTVTFFVCLSVCNLMALPAIDKLLPLKTDSSQKKLPLSSMAMESAKLILVVGSGLIAGLVLPIGLDWVDTASEWILFVLLFFIGIQLRNSGLTLRQILLNKHGMVIALTIIVTSMIGGVIAAYLLDIPLFKALAMSSGFGWYSLAGILMGDAFGPVYGGASFMLELLRELVALVLIPVLIRSYPCTSIGYAGATAMDFTLPVIQTTGGVRCVPIAIVSGFILSLLVPIMMLFFVSLAN is encoded by the coding sequence ATGTTTACAGGGATGATCTTTATATTTGCGCCACTCGTCGTGGGGTATCTTTTTTCTATATCAAACACCCAGACGTTAGAGTTCATTAACCGCTCGACGTCTAGGCTGATCTACGTAATCCTCTCGCTTATGGGGCTGAGCCTAGCCGCGCTCGATAACTTAGGCAGCAATCTACAGACAATCCTTCTTTATACTGTCACTTTCTTTGTCTGTTTAAGTGTATGCAACCTAATGGCGCTGCCAGCAATCGATAAATTACTGCCGCTTAAAACTGACAGCAGCCAGAAAAAGCTCCCCCTGTCTTCAATGGCGATGGAATCGGCAAAGTTGATTCTGGTGGTCGGTTCTGGCCTCATCGCGGGCTTGGTTCTCCCAATCGGGCTCGATTGGGTCGATACAGCAAGTGAATGGATTCTATTCGTTCTTCTGTTCTTTATTGGCATTCAACTGCGTAATAGCGGATTGACCCTTAGACAAATCTTACTGAACAAACACGGTATGGTGATCGCCCTTACGATTATTGTGACCTCAATGATCGGTGGTGTGATTGCCGCTTACTTGCTTGATATTCCACTCTTCAAAGCTTTAGCGATGTCATCCGGATTCGGTTGGTATTCTCTCGCAGGCATTCTCATGGGTGACGCTTTTGGCCCTGTTTATGGTGGTGCTTCGTTCATGCTCGAACTGCTGAGAGAGTTGGTTGCCTTAGTACTGATCCCGGTGCTGATTCGCAGTTATCCGTGTACTTCTATTGGTTATGCAGGTGCCACCGCGATGGACTTCACTTTGCCTGTGATTCAAACAACAGGCGGAGTTCGATGTGTCCCTATCGCCATCGTCAGCGGGTTTATATTGAGTCTTCTCGTCCCTATTATGATGTTGTTCTTTGTATCTCTTGCTAACTAG
- a CDS encoding HDOD domain-containing protein — translation MNHLSFFWLPQNKALLLKGLESEFAQLVGHSISAGKITLPPIPEVVLKIQKLCTQETTGIAEVAECLLEDPGLTAIVIRVANSVVFNRRNITCVDIMTAVSRLGILRVRDIVTAQAIEQLKHSVNLNHECNQVLVQSASISKELGATMVLVTNSFKELSPIEYRYLEHEKSLLVGLLADIGLFCLVSEYHLYLENGNYLDHDIALQIFQGQCSATSKLVLRRWGFDSDFIDVCSNTINQQEEREVSYLDIARIANHLLMFRNKDENIDEHEVELNVTGAEVLYKLSNLSKNDFNAKLSDVINASGF, via the coding sequence ATGAATCATTTATCGTTTTTCTGGCTACCACAAAATAAGGCTCTCCTCTTAAAGGGTCTAGAATCAGAGTTTGCCCAACTTGTTGGCCATTCTATCTCAGCGGGAAAAATAACCCTTCCTCCTATCCCTGAAGTCGTTTTAAAAATTCAAAAATTATGTACCCAAGAAACGACCGGCATTGCCGAAGTTGCTGAGTGCTTACTCGAAGACCCTGGCCTAACCGCTATCGTGATTCGCGTCGCTAACTCTGTGGTATTCAACAGACGAAATATCACCTGTGTCGACATTATGACGGCGGTATCTCGCTTAGGGATATTGAGAGTAAGGGACATCGTCACTGCCCAAGCTATCGAACAACTTAAGCATTCTGTGAATCTAAACCACGAATGTAACCAAGTTTTGGTTCAAAGCGCTTCTATCTCAAAAGAACTTGGCGCGACGATGGTACTGGTCACCAATAGCTTCAAAGAACTGTCCCCTATCGAGTACCGCTACCTAGAGCATGAGAAATCTCTACTCGTCGGACTATTAGCCGATATTGGTTTGTTCTGCTTAGTGAGTGAGTACCACCTCTACCTTGAAAATGGCAACTACCTAGACCACGACATCGCTCTGCAAATATTCCAAGGCCAATGCTCTGCAACCAGTAAGCTGGTTCTTAGACGTTGGGGATTCGACAGTGACTTCATTGATGTGTGTAGTAACACCATCAATCAGCAAGAAGAGCGCGAAGTGTCTTACCTTGATATTGCACGAATTGCCAATCACCTTTTGATGTTTAGAAACAAGGATGAAAACATCGATGAGCATGAAGTGGAGCTTAATGTCACGGGTGCCGAAGTTCTTTATAAATTAAGCAACTTGAGTAAAAATGATTTTAATGCAAAGCTAAGCGACGTTATCAACGCTAGCGGCTTCTAA
- a CDS encoding TfoX/Sxy family DNA transformation protein, which yields MTETAFINYVNQFGEHQKRSMFGGIGLFQNDAMFALLSEGCLFIRGGKSLDKKLTDLDCEKYRHVKKQTTATVNYYDITDLFTCEHPELDSIIRTSIDNSIQQRSFKKSSASRRLRDLPNMQLTLERMVKKAGVDDVSMFMQLGAPEVFNKVREAYGNDVDLKLLWKFAGAIDGIHWKLLQEPRKQQLLKSCH from the coding sequence ATGACCGAGACAGCATTTATTAATTACGTGAATCAATTTGGTGAGCATCAAAAACGTTCTATGTTTGGAGGTATTGGCCTCTTTCAAAATGACGCTATGTTCGCTTTGTTGAGTGAAGGTTGTTTATTCATTAGAGGTGGAAAGTCATTAGATAAGAAACTGACGGATCTTGATTGTGAAAAGTATCGTCATGTAAAAAAACAGACAACAGCAACCGTAAATTACTACGATATTACTGATCTGTTTACATGCGAACACCCTGAATTGGATAGCATTATTCGTACTTCGATCGATAATTCAATTCAACAACGTAGCTTCAAAAAATCATCAGCTAGCCGTAGATTGAGAGATCTTCCAAACATGCAACTCACATTAGAGCGCATGGTGAAAAAAGCGGGTGTTGATGATGTTTCAATGTTTATGCAGTTAGGCGCACCTGAAGTATTTAACAAAGTTCGCGAAGCGTACGGCAATGATGTTGACCTAAAATTACTTTGGAAATTTGCGGGCGCAATTGATGGTATCCACTGGAAACTATTGCAAGAACCACGCAAGCAGCAATTATTGAAGAGCTGCCACTAA
- a CDS encoding response regulator — protein sequence MNKYLILCVDDEPEVLNSVLQDLAPFEEYFIVEGAESVDEAKQVIKEMGQDGIKLALILCDHIMPDKTGIDFLIELNQHDSTQPTRKLLLTGQAGLEDTVTAINNAALDFYISKPWRGDQLRDTITKQLTDFVIANDKQLLNWTSILDTERILTAMANKRTSFGE from the coding sequence ATGAATAAGTACCTAATTTTATGTGTCGATGATGAACCTGAGGTTCTCAACAGTGTCCTTCAAGACTTAGCGCCATTTGAAGAGTACTTTATTGTTGAAGGAGCCGAATCGGTCGATGAAGCTAAACAAGTGATTAAAGAAATGGGACAAGATGGTATTAAGCTCGCCTTAATCTTGTGTGACCACATCATGCCTGACAAAACGGGCATCGATTTTCTCATCGAACTCAACCAACACGATTCGACGCAGCCAACACGTAAGTTGCTGCTCACCGGCCAAGCCGGACTTGAAGACACCGTAACGGCTATCAATAATGCTGCGCTTGATTTCTATATCTCTAAGCCTTGGCGAGGCGACCAACTCAGAGACACGATTACGAAACAGCTAACCGACTTTGTGATTGCCAATGACAAGCAGCTATTGAACTGGACTTCTATCTTAGATACCGAACGCATCCTTACAGCGATGGCGAATAAACGGACTAGTTTTGGCGAATAA